In Archocentrus centrarchus isolate MPI-CPG fArcCen1 chromosome 16, fArcCen1, whole genome shotgun sequence, a single window of DNA contains:
- the psma2a gene encoding proteasome subunit alpha type-2 yields the protein MAERGYSFSLTTFSPSGKLVQIEYALAAVAAGAPSVGIKASNGVVLATEKKQKSILYDEQSVHKVEPITKHIGMVYSGMGPDYRVLVRRARKLAQQYFLVYQEPIPTGQLVQRVASVMQEYTQSGGVRPFGVSLLIAGWDEDQPYLFQSDPSGAYFAWKATAMGKNYVNGKTFLEKRYNNDLELEDAIHTAILTLKESFEGQMTEENIEVGICNEAGFKRLTPAEVKDYLAAIA from the exons ATGGCGGAACGTGGCTACAGTTTCTCTCTCACCACATTTAG CCCCTCTGGTAAACTGGTCCAGATCGAGTATGCTCTGGCAGCGGTGGCGGCCGGAGCCCCCTCTGTGGGCATCAAAG CTTCCAATGGCGTTGTCCTGGCAACAGAGAAGAAACAAAAGTCCATACTGTATGATGAACAGAGCGTCCACAAAGTGGAGCCCATCACTAAACACATAGGCATGGTCTACAGCGGCATGGGGCCTGATTACAG GGTTTTAGTGCGACGAGCCCGCAAGTTGGCACAACAGTACTTTCTGGTTTACCAGGAGCCCATTCCCACAGGCCAACTTGTCCAGAGGGTGGCCTCTGTAATGCAGGAGTACACACAGTCTGG TGGAGTACGTCCATTCGGCGTGTCACTGCTGATAGCTGGATGGGATGAAGACCAACCTTACTTGTTCCAGTCGGACCCTTCT GGTGCGTATTTTGCATGGAAAGCCACAGCCATGGGGAAGAACTATGTTAATGGAAAAACATTCCTTGAAAAAAG GTATAACAATGACTTGGAATTGGAAGATGCCATCCACACAGCCATCCTGACATTAAAG gaGAGTTTTGAGGGTCAGATGACAGAGGAGAACATTGAGGTGGGGATCTGCAATGAGGCCGGCTTCAAAAGACTCACCCCAGCAGAGGTGAAAGACTACCTGGCTGCCATTGCGTGA
- the mrpl32 gene encoding large ribosomal subunit protein bL32m: MAAAPRTLSCVPEMKQTKRSLASLSDGVGSSLTVSCLTCWKERKHSSDTMMNLAALIHSLRCSLRHIESRLLQTAGLEAHLAPGLAAVNGPGLLPQLNQEHQPEEQESPEQPPGFLDGILWMAAPKKRRTIEVNRTRRRAESKLIKVKNNIEPCPECGHLKQKHVLCGFCYVKVCRETAVIRQQIKAMEGGPLKAPTVETVILYEGETAKEQDKDKRIVERPRKRPAWFSY; the protein is encoded by the exons ATGGCAGCCGCGCCCCGAACCCTTTCTTGTGTGCCGGAAATGAAACAGACGAAGCGCAGCTTAGCGTCGCTGTCTGACGGCGTAGGCTCCTCATTGACCGTGAGCTGTCTGACATGTTGGAAGGAGAGAAAGCATTCTAGTGACACAATGATGAATTTAGCCGCATTAATACACAGCCTCAGGTGCTCTCTGCGGCACATTGAAAGCAGACTTCTCCAGACGGCCGGACTAGAAGCGCACCTGG CTCCGGGGCTGGCTGCCGTGAACGGGCCCGGCCTCCTACCTCAGCTCAACCAGGAGCACCAGCCGGAGGAGCAGGAGAGCCCAGAGCAGCCCCCTGGCTTTCTGGACGGCATCCTGTGGATGGCAGCACCCAAGAAGAGGCGCACAATCGAGGTCAACCGCACCAGGAGGAGAGCTGAGAGCAAACTTATAAAAGTCAAG AACAACATTGAGCCGTGTCCAGAGTGCGGCCACCTGAAGCAGAAACACGTCCTTTGTGGCTTCTGTTACGTTAAGGTGTGCAGGGAGACCGCTGTGATTCGTCAGCAGATTAAAGCCATGGAAGGAGGCCCGCTGAAGGCCCCGACTGTGGAGACTGTCATCCTGTATGAGGGGGAAACGGCAAAAGAGCAGGACAAAGACAAGAGGATAGTGGAGAGGCCCAGGAAGAGGCCTGCGTGGTTCAGCTATTGA
- the ccdc127a gene encoding coiled-coil domain-containing protein 127a — protein sequence MNNLNDPPRWNIQPDPRGRGAGAGDGNQWNYALLVPMLGLAAFRWIWTRESQREIQKVKAQYDKDVSTIKSEMEARYRETLTERRRAAATLELELEKERQRVKGYKQALVSQSQQLMEERKQLHQEREALEEEKEKLVKSGAAGALLHQALEKEQNWYKQATATLKELEGLLVERQNAYCSIIQPRDQRLEMEKNMLLKVVKEPIGPDLDLESDLKDIFKRDKHCADLLNMDKRKNGSLMWVYLKYWQLQITVQKHKRAEEAVLGGKIQSDTK from the exons ATGAACAACTTGAATGACCCCCCAAGATGGAACATCCAACCAGACCCCAGAGGAAGGGGGGCGGGAGCAGGCGATGGCAACCAGTGGAACTACGCCCTGCTGGTCCCTATGCTGGGACTGGCTGCATTTC GTTGGATCTGGACCAGGGAATCTCAGAGGGAGATCCAGAAGGTGAAAGCCCAGTATGACAAAGATGTGTCCACAATAAAGAGCGAGATGGAGGCCCGTTATCGGGAGACACTTACCGAGAGGCGCAGGGCAGCGGCTACGCTGGAGTTGGAgctggagaaagagagacagagggtcAAAGGCTACAAGCAGGCCCTGGTCTCACAGAGCCAGCAGCTTATGGAAGAAAGGAAACAGTTACACCAG GAGCGAGAGGccttggaggaagagaaggaaaagcTGGTGAAGTCGGGAGCTGCAGGTGCTCTGCTGCATCAAGccctggaaaaagagcagaactgGTACAAGCAagccacagccactctgaaGGAGCTAGAAGGTTTGCTTGTGGAGCGGCAGAACGCCTACTGCTCCATCATCCAGCCTCGAGATCAGCGGCTGGAGATGGAGAAGAACATGCTGCTTAAGGTCGTTAAAGAGCCCATCGGGCCAGACCTGGATCTAGAGTCTGACCTGAAGGATATATTTAAGAGAGACAAGCATTGTGCTGACCTGCTAAACATGGACAAGAGGAAGAATGGAAGCCTCATGTGGGTGTACCTCAAGTACTGGCAGCTGCAGATCActgtccaaaaacacaaaagagcagAGGAAGCTGTATTAGGAGGGAAAATACAGTCGGACACAAAGTGA